A section of the Cuniculiplasma divulgatum genome encodes:
- a CDS encoding kinase → MTESGMQASGGKRRMIMSRTPLRITFVGGGTDIPSYYREHGPGAVVSASINKYIYVIVNKKFDSRIRVSYSVTEIVDRVDQIKHPTVREALKLLNIEGGIEIVSISDIPSRGTGLGSSSTFIVGLLNALHAYLGEHASPKQLAEEAVKIEREILGEPGGKQDQYMAAYGGIQLMEFYPDERVEVKPVIMSEESRNKLERSLLLFYTGRERSSTDIHRNQARDVEVKVSSYDRMKDLAYQTFQAMSSGNMDDVGRLMHVNWTEKKSLAAGITDAWIDSLYSSAMENGAIGGKMIGAGGGGFMLIYSDESRQGEICKALDPLKREDFRIEYQGSRIVFVGD, encoded by the coding sequence GTGACTGAGTCTGGAATGCAGGCATCCGGAGGGAAAAGAAGGATGATAATGTCAAGAACCCCTCTCCGGATAACTTTTGTGGGAGGGGGCACGGACATACCTTCTTATTATCGTGAACATGGGCCGGGGGCCGTGGTTTCTGCTTCCATAAACAAATACATATACGTGATTGTAAACAAGAAGTTTGATTCCCGTATCCGTGTCAGTTACTCAGTAACCGAGATTGTTGATCGAGTGGACCAGATAAAGCACCCCACAGTTCGTGAAGCACTGAAACTCTTGAACATTGAGGGGGGCATCGAAATTGTGAGCATATCAGACATACCATCAAGGGGCACTGGACTGGGATCAAGCAGCACTTTCATAGTTGGGCTCCTCAACGCTCTGCATGCATACCTTGGTGAACATGCCTCCCCAAAGCAGCTGGCAGAGGAGGCTGTAAAGATCGAAAGGGAGATTCTTGGCGAACCAGGCGGAAAGCAGGATCAGTACATGGCTGCCTATGGCGGCATACAGCTCATGGAATTCTATCCTGATGAACGTGTGGAGGTCAAGCCTGTCATAATGAGCGAGGAGAGCCGGAATAAACTTGAGCGATCACTGCTTCTCTTCTATACAGGCCGGGAGCGGAGTTCAACCGATATACACCGAAACCAGGCCAGGGATGTTGAGGTCAAGGTCTCCAGCTATGATAGAATGAAGGATCTGGCATATCAGACGTTTCAGGCCATGTCTTCAGGAAATATGGATGATGTGGGAAGACTCATGCACGTAAACTGGACCGAGAAAAAATCTCTGGCAGCAGGCATTACGGATGCATGGATCGATTCACTCTACAGTTCTGCAATGGAAAACGGCGCAATTGGCGGAAAAATGATAGGTGCGGGCGGAGGCGGATTCATGTTGATCTATTCGGATGAATCCAGGCAGGGAGAAATATGCAAAGCTCTCGATCCATTGAAAAGGGAGGATTTCCGAATAGAGTACCAGGGGAGCAGGATTGTCTTTGTTGGTGATTAG
- a CDS encoding class I SAM-dependent methyltransferase translates to MDWHGHDYGHMHRRRSSFLDVDRILKSLDPVADDVVIDVGSGDGMFSLKLAAIVRDVYPIDVNEEGHRVVQEAVARDGHRNIHPVIADVCNGIPVTGFTSALMVTSFHDFACRDDMLEDIKKKSSGKLKIAIAEFKKDATEMGPPISIRISREDLDAIFARHGFKSVYYDEMGPLYINRYELMQ, encoded by the coding sequence ATGGACTGGCACGGACACGATTATGGCCATATGCACAGAAGAAGGTCTTCATTTCTTGATGTTGACAGGATTCTTAAATCATTAGATCCAGTTGCGGACGATGTTGTTATAGATGTGGGCAGTGGCGATGGCATGTTTTCATTGAAGCTTGCAGCCATTGTCAGGGATGTTTATCCTATCGATGTCAATGAAGAGGGCCACAGGGTTGTTCAGGAAGCTGTTGCCAGGGATGGTCACAGGAATATACATCCTGTTATTGCCGATGTTTGCAATGGAATTCCGGTGACTGGCTTCACTTCAGCCCTTATGGTCACAAGTTTCCACGATTTCGCCTGTCGTGATGACATGCTGGAGGATATCAAGAAGAAATCATCAGGAAAACTGAAGATAGCAATAGCCGAATTCAAGAAAGATGCCACGGAGATGGGGCCACCAATCAGCATAAGGATATCAAGGGAGGATCTTGACGCTATCTTTGCCAGGCACGGTTTCAAATCCGTTTATTATGACGAAATGGGGCCGCTTTATATCAACAGATATGAACTCATGCAGTAA
- a CDS encoding DUF302 domain-containing protein, which produces MNDYSYHRTVKISADKCFARISSMVKEIGFILLSYVDMQEIMRKNFSDEFHPYYILEVCKPAAAREMIGMNEEYGLFLPCKIVIDERNGATELMLARVSRQSADYLSADPSVARKYEDELTSMLEKI; this is translated from the coding sequence ATGAATGATTACAGCTATCACAGGACCGTGAAGATCAGCGCCGACAAGTGCTTTGCACGAATCTCGTCCATGGTCAAGGAAATAGGCTTTATTCTTCTCTCTTACGTGGACATGCAGGAAATAATGAGAAAGAATTTCTCTGATGAATTTCATCCCTATTACATACTGGAAGTTTGCAAACCAGCCGCTGCCAGGGAAATGATTGGAATGAATGAGGAATATGGTCTCTTCCTCCCATGCAAGATTGTTATTGACGAGAGAAATGGTGCTACTGAGCTCATGCTTGCCAGAGTTTCCAGGCAATCTGCCGATTACCTCTCTGCTGACCCATCTGTGGCGAGAAAATACGAGGATGAACTAACCAGCATGCTTGAGAAAATCTGA
- a CDS encoding carboxymuconolactone decarboxylase family protein, which produces MGSVELLKQVSETMGYAGNIKPDIQKAFIDFNRAVISPGSLSSKTKELIAIATSLTGTCEWCITYHTKMALDMGATVEEIIEASYVAVLMGGAPALMHMSLVHDAIESFSKQ; this is translated from the coding sequence ATGGGTTCCGTGGAACTTTTGAAACAGGTGTCAGAAACAATGGGATACGCCGGAAATATAAAGCCGGATATTCAGAAAGCATTCATAGATTTCAACAGGGCCGTAATTTCCCCGGGAAGTCTGAGTTCCAAGACAAAGGAGCTTATTGCCATAGCAACGTCCCTCACCGGTACCTGCGAGTGGTGCATAACGTACCATACCAAGATGGCACTGGATATGGGGGCAACAGTGGAGGAAATAATTGAAGCATCGTATGTTGCTGTACTTATGGGAGGGGCGCCAGCACTTATGCATATGTCACTGGTACATGATGCCATAGAATCTTTTTCAAAGCAATAG
- a CDS encoding amino acid permease, which produces MDNTLDQPKHRIRRHRLRRELTFPQLVMIGVVGALGNGALFGTIEMVGFAGPGAILAFVFGAFIYSLVGFTYMELSRVYPEAGGPTRYSIYTHGRMTNLINSFSDLVWYIFIPPIEVVAILYGLDYFFKDAFINSLGHPTVIGVLAGAAMLLAFVPFNYFGIKKFGTSTLKIGIVKLFFYLSLVIGLIGAVFNYKNLYSYGVLPYGGVAVLGIMPFAMYDFGSIRVIPDLAEETKLKEKIPKAIIMTVIIESLIYIGIAFAVIMGFHWSTFNISRGNFLGLYDAVANKTNPFFTFAGNTGILYILIAALITGLLTPFVTGYIYLGSGTRVLFAMGRSGFISKALKKIDVKHAVPIWSLIIFAVLGAVLVLVTAPDPSIYTFIDDATAAGYLGLVVNPIALMVTRRQGVTRPDQMVRGMKILAPLSVGLSSLIVFWTGWPSEPYAVMLVAAASAVFGILGRVKIGARNAMWYMVYIVYITVMVMIGSDGFTGPMISFLGYHGPLGSLIPFTWATGIVIAVTIAVFYPWGVLSGFKDQFSHREWTDPYIDQRAEDQTVP; this is translated from the coding sequence ATGGACAACACATTGGATCAACCAAAACACAGAATCAGGAGACACAGACTCCGAAGGGAACTTACCTTCCCGCAGCTTGTTATGATTGGCGTTGTGGGTGCCCTGGGAAATGGGGCACTTTTCGGAACCATAGAGATGGTTGGTTTCGCAGGCCCCGGTGCAATACTTGCATTTGTGTTCGGTGCGTTCATTTACTCACTTGTAGGTTTCACGTATATGGAGCTGAGCAGGGTGTATCCCGAAGCAGGCGGCCCCACCAGGTATTCCATATATACTCATGGCCGGATGACAAACCTGATCAACTCATTTTCCGACCTGGTATGGTACATCTTTATACCTCCAATAGAGGTTGTGGCAATACTTTACGGTCTGGACTATTTCTTCAAGGATGCCTTCATCAACTCACTTGGACATCCAACCGTCATCGGGGTTCTTGCAGGTGCAGCAATGCTTCTGGCCTTCGTGCCATTTAACTACTTTGGTATAAAGAAATTCGGTACCTCTACATTGAAGATTGGAATAGTGAAGCTCTTCTTCTACCTGTCACTGGTCATTGGCCTCATTGGAGCAGTCTTCAACTACAAGAATCTCTATTCCTATGGAGTTCTGCCGTATGGAGGCGTTGCTGTTCTTGGCATAATGCCATTTGCAATGTATGACTTCGGTTCAATTCGTGTCATTCCAGATCTTGCAGAGGAGACAAAACTGAAGGAAAAGATTCCAAAGGCAATAATCATGACGGTGATAATAGAATCACTGATTTACATAGGAATTGCATTTGCCGTCATAATGGGATTTCACTGGAGCACATTCAATATTTCCAGGGGAAATTTTTTAGGGCTATATGACGCTGTTGCAAACAAGACAAATCCGTTCTTCACATTCGCCGGGAACACAGGCATCCTTTACATTCTAATAGCGGCACTGATCACAGGACTTCTGACACCCTTTGTAACAGGCTACATCTATCTGGGAAGTGGAACCAGGGTTCTCTTCGCAATGGGCAGGTCAGGGTTCATCAGCAAGGCCCTCAAGAAGATTGACGTGAAGCACGCAGTTCCAATCTGGTCGCTCATTATCTTTGCAGTGCTTGGTGCTGTACTTGTCCTTGTAACTGCGCCTGATCCTTCCATTTATACGTTCATCGACGATGCAACTGCCGCCGGTTATCTCGGGCTTGTGGTCAATCCAATTGCACTGATGGTGACGAGGCGCCAGGGGGTTACGCGGCCTGATCAGATGGTCAGAGGGATGAAGATACTTGCACCGCTTTCCGTTGGACTCAGCTCGCTTATAGTTTTCTGGACTGGATGGCCTTCGGAACCATATGCTGTAATGCTGGTAGCCGCTGCCTCAGCGGTATTTGGAATACTGGGCAGGGTAAAGATAGGCGCCAGGAATGCCATGTGGTACATGGTTTACATAGTCTACATAACAGTAATGGTCATGATAGGATCGGATGGCTTTACCGGTCCGATGATCTCATTCCTTGGTTATCACGGCCCTCTGGGCAGTCTTATTCCATTCACGTGGGCAACTGGCATAGTCATCGCTGTGACAATTGCAGTTTTCTACCCATGGGGAGTTCTTTCAGGATTCAAGGATCAGTTCAGCCATCGTGAATGGACTGATCCCTACATCGATCAGCGTGCAGAGGATCAGACAGTGCCGTAA
- a CDS encoding DUF2004 domain-containing protein yields the protein MEKGIEIAFQLNNDSEGTKTVLALADLTGNYFLKNLDLDWRVFHVTLDRQKYFRVLFTGKKTGALHPEVHREIKEKFDSMSKLPYPELMHLYDRESKSGDFRKCTIKEIQEEYDLWQDRFWQYF from the coding sequence ATGGAAAAGGGGATCGAAATTGCATTCCAACTGAACAACGACAGTGAGGGGACAAAGACTGTTCTTGCCCTCGCCGACCTCACAGGGAATTATTTCCTCAAAAATCTTGACCTTGACTGGAGGGTTTTTCATGTCACGCTGGACAGGCAGAAATATTTCCGGGTGCTTTTCACCGGCAAAAAAACTGGCGCACTCCATCCAGAAGTCCACAGGGAAATAAAAGAAAAGTTCGATTCCATGTCAAAGTTGCCATATCCTGAACTGATGCACCTGTACGACAGAGAATCTAAATCAGGTGATTTCAGGAAATGCACAATAAAGGAGATACAGGAGGAGTATGACCTCTGGCAGGATAGGTTCTGGCAGTATTTCTGA
- a CDS encoding DUF1015 family protein, whose product MVKITQFRPFLFNTDINGVISPPFDAISQKQEKQLKSRKYNITHLTLPDTASIEEARDIFASWKSQGILKRTDDPIIAIIDQSYVRNGQEKRLTGLMALVNIFPDDGHVKPHERTFPGPVEERVRIMGLLSAQLEPIYLAVESHGIEELLRSMISSIDPDLNFTDHAGVGNRIYFIHDSGSVEKIANELMDKDAIVADGHHRLAATRKLAQSTEGYARSFWSNIMAYIVPLSSDGLMVAGIHRYVRSGRSFSDIVHEPGMEMTVSNMEKPDADAPLNVYDGKWHGLEPKDGYCLKHPEDCLSPVHMLNGILFRDTMHFQEQDFRDRIRYTHDVEEAVFQVDEGNADFSVIMPEWDRDKLFSLIESYGVLPQKSTYFYPKISSGIALNCMDTPQG is encoded by the coding sequence ATGGTGAAGATTACTCAATTCCGGCCATTTCTGTTCAATACAGATATCAATGGTGTAATATCTCCCCCCTTTGATGCCATATCACAGAAGCAGGAAAAGCAGTTGAAATCAAGGAAATATAACATAACGCACCTGACGTTGCCCGATACTGCCAGCATTGAAGAAGCAAGGGATATTTTCGCATCGTGGAAGTCTCAGGGCATTCTGAAGCGTACAGATGATCCCATTATTGCCATTATTGACCAGTCATATGTGAGAAATGGTCAAGAGAAAAGGCTGACCGGTCTCATGGCCCTGGTTAACATTTTTCCGGATGACGGGCATGTGAAACCGCATGAACGCACATTCCCCGGCCCTGTGGAAGAGAGGGTCCGCATCATGGGATTGCTCTCGGCCCAGCTGGAACCCATATATCTTGCAGTGGAATCACACGGAATTGAGGAGCTTCTCCGCAGTATGATCTCCAGTATAGATCCGGACCTCAACTTCACTGATCACGCCGGTGTTGGAAACAGAATCTATTTTATCCATGATTCCGGCAGCGTGGAAAAGATCGCGAATGAACTTATGGATAAGGATGCCATTGTTGCAGATGGCCATCACAGGCTCGCGGCCACCAGAAAGCTTGCCCAATCCACAGAAGGATACGCGCGCAGTTTCTGGAGCAATATAATGGCTTACATTGTGCCACTCTCCAGTGACGGGCTCATGGTGGCTGGGATTCACCGGTACGTGAGATCCGGGAGATCGTTCTCAGATATCGTCCATGAACCGGGAATGGAAATGACTGTCAGCAATATGGAGAAACCTGATGCTGATGCACCACTGAATGTTTATGACGGAAAATGGCACGGCCTTGAGCCAAAAGATGGTTACTGCCTCAAGCATCCTGAGGACTGCCTGTCACCGGTGCACATGCTTAACGGAATCCTGTTCAGAGACACCATGCATTTCCAGGAACAGGATTTCAGGGACAGAATACGCTACACCCATGACGTGGAAGAGGCAGTATTCCAGGTTGATGAGGGAAATGCCGATTTCTCAGTCATAATGCCGGAATGGGACAGAGATAAGCTTTTCAGCCTCATTGAAAGTTATGGTGTACTTCCGCAGAAGTCCACATACTTTTACCCAAAAATATCATCTGGCATAGCCCTGAACTGCATGGACACGCCTCAGGGCTGA
- a CDS encoding NAD(P)-dependent oxidoreductase — protein sequence MDHSKELAALVCDPLDSYLMEGLASSGIRVSYEPAITPDELGRKVKDYDIIVVRSRTKVTGDIISRANRLKIIARAGIGTDNIDLDSAEKKKIEIVTAAGSSTDSVAELNTALAVDLARKIPLLNQRSKKGVWVKDTGTELHGKVAGIIGFGRIGQATAQILRSMGMTIVAHDPVKNDQAIRTAGGKYVSMEELFRSSDVIFVLAAFSGDSGGMIGKNHFSISKHGLLIVNTSRAQFINGPDLLDALRDGQVGGYATDVFWHEPPEEEWEKEIASMDSVIVTPHIGAQTAEAQKRVARYTLQNLLDRIQVMKL from the coding sequence ATGGATCATTCCAAAGAATTGGCTGCACTGGTGTGCGATCCCCTGGATTCATACCTCATGGAAGGTCTTGCATCCTCGGGAATAAGAGTCTCATATGAGCCAGCAATAACACCTGATGAACTGGGCAGAAAGGTGAAGGACTATGACATCATTGTGGTCAGAAGCCGCACAAAGGTGACAGGCGATATTATTTCCAGGGCAAACAGGCTCAAGATAATTGCTAGGGCCGGAATAGGCACAGACAATATAGATCTGGATTCTGCCGAGAAGAAAAAGATAGAGATCGTAACTGCAGCGGGATCATCAACGGATTCTGTGGCAGAGCTTAACACTGCGCTTGCAGTGGACCTTGCAAGAAAAATACCGCTTCTGAATCAGAGATCCAAAAAAGGGGTGTGGGTAAAGGATACCGGCACAGAACTGCACGGGAAGGTTGCAGGAATCATCGGATTTGGCAGGATAGGCCAGGCAACTGCTCAGATACTAAGATCAATGGGTATGACTATTGTGGCTCATGATCCGGTGAAAAATGATCAAGCAATCAGAACGGCGGGAGGCAAATATGTCTCCATGGAAGAACTTTTCAGGAGTTCTGACGTCATTTTCGTTCTAGCAGCGTTCTCAGGCGATTCTGGCGGCATGATAGGAAAGAACCACTTCAGCATTTCCAAACATGGTCTGCTCATTGTTAATACCAGCAGAGCCCAGTTCATAAATGGTCCGGATCTCCTGGATGCTCTCAGGGATGGACAGGTTGGAGGATACGCAACAGATGTCTTCTGGCACGAGCCTCCTGAAGAGGAATGGGAGAAGGAAATTGCCTCAATGGACAGCGTCATTGTTACACCGCACATAGGTGCGCAGACTGCAGAGGCCCAGAAAAGGGTTGCAAGGTATACCCTGCAGAACCTTCTGGATCGGATTCAGGTGATGAAGCTATGA